Proteins encoded in a region of the Sulfurimonas marina genome:
- a CDS encoding menaquinone biosynthesis decarboxylase has translation MKNTIALLQKHNELKVIDTELDIYLEIPHLAYAEVKKDEAGKALLFTNVIDKKTGHKFEEPVLMNVFGSFKRCELLFGRKIESVAEEITKLLHMKPPASFREKLSMAGELFQLKNIFPKRLKSKGACQEIIHLENDIDLTKLPVLTTWEQDGGPFITMGQVYTQSLDGEMVNLGMYRLQVYDKNHLGMHWQIHKDSSHFFDQYQKAGKKMPVSIGIGGDPLYTWCATAPLPYGVNELLMYGLIKKQPAELVKSITNPLYIPKDVDYVIEGWVDPAALKVEGPFGDHTGYYTLEEPYPVLEVSAITTKRDRTFLATVVGKPPLEDKYMGWATGKIFFPLLKTTTPDLIDYHMPENAGFHNLILAKMQPLYKGHAKQFMHAFWGAGQMSFVKHAIFVDENAPSLENYEAFATYVLNRFTPKSMFITEGILDALDHSSPEALVGGKLGIDATSANKVEPPQLLGDAELLEKVKELIPDAVDLHQFMRRTNNPITVISVNKSKNAQEYFDALLPLSTNIRIVVFVDANKNDVHNAYMLVWRVTNNIDALRDIYKSGLMVGIDGTNKNELDGFTREWPDDVDCTMSVVNHLKNIRVWDLDEELFKKFQLL, from the coding sequence ATGAAAAATACTATTGCACTATTGCAAAAACATAATGAATTAAAAGTAATTGATACAGAATTAGATATCTATTTGGAGATCCCACACCTTGCTTACGCTGAGGTAAAAAAAGATGAAGCGGGTAAAGCACTCCTTTTTACAAACGTTATTGATAAAAAAACGGGACATAAGTTTGAAGAGCCTGTACTAATGAATGTATTTGGTTCATTTAAAAGATGTGAACTTCTTTTTGGTCGTAAAATTGAAAGCGTTGCCGAAGAGATTACAAAACTGCTTCACATGAAACCACCTGCATCATTTCGTGAAAAACTTTCAATGGCAGGCGAACTGTTCCAATTAAAAAATATTTTTCCAAAACGTTTAAAATCGAAAGGTGCATGTCAAGAGATCATCCATCTTGAAAATGATATAGACCTTACAAAATTGCCAGTACTTACAACTTGGGAACAAGATGGTGGCCCTTTTATTACTATGGGACAGGTGTATACACAGTCACTTGACGGAGAGATGGTAAATCTTGGGATGTATAGACTTCAGGTATATGATAAAAACCATTTAGGGATGCACTGGCAGATCCATAAAGACTCTTCACACTTCTTCGACCAGTACCAAAAAGCAGGGAAAAAGATGCCTGTATCGATCGGAATAGGGGGAGATCCTCTTTATACTTGGTGTGCAACTGCACCGCTTCCATACGGTGTAAATGAACTCTTAATGTACGGACTTATCAAGAAGCAACCGGCTGAACTTGTAAAATCGATCACAAATCCGCTTTATATTCCAAAAGATGTAGATTACGTGATTGAAGGATGGGTTGATCCTGCTGCGTTAAAAGTAGAGGGGCCATTCGGTGATCATACAGGCTACTACACACTAGAAGAACCTTATCCTGTTTTAGAAGTTTCGGCTATTACGACAAAACGTGATAGAACATTTTTGGCAACAGTTGTTGGAAAACCACCGTTGGAAGATAAATATATGGGCTGGGCAACAGGAAAGATCTTCTTCCCGTTACTAAAAACAACAACACCTGACCTTATTGACTACCATATGCCGGAAAATGCAGGCTTTCATAACCTGATACTTGCTAAGATGCAGCCTCTTTATAAAGGGCATGCAAAACAGTTTATGCACGCTTTTTGGGGAGCAGGGCAGATGAGTTTTGTAAAACATGCAATCTTTGTTGATGAGAATGCACCGTCACTGGAGAACTATGAAGCGTTTGCAACATATGTGCTCAATCGTTTTACTCCAAAATCTATGTTTATTACTGAAGGTATTTTAGATGCACTTGACCACTCTTCACCAGAAGCGTTAGTAGGTGGAAAACTCGGAATCGATGCAACATCGGCAAATAAAGTGGAACCTCCACAACTGCTTGGTGATGCAGAGCTGTTAGAAAAAGTAAAAGAGCTTATCCCTGATGCAGTCGATCTTCACCAGTTTATGAGAAGAACAAACAACCCTATAACAGTAATCAGTGTAAACAAATCCAAAAATGCCCAAGAGTATTTTGATGCATTATTACCACTGAGTACAAACATAAGAATAGTGGTGTTTGTAGATGCTAATAAAAATGATGTACATAATGCTTATATGCTTGTATGGAGAGTCACAAATAATATTGATGCACTTCGTGATATTTACAAGTCTGGATTGATGGTTGGAATTGATGGGACAAACAAAAATGAACTTGACGGTTTTACAAGAGAATGGCCGGATGATGTTGATTGTACAATGTCGGTTGTGAACCATTTAAAAAATATTAGAGTTTGGGATTTAGATGAAGAGTTATTCAAAAAGTTCCAATTGTTATAG
- a CDS encoding cytochrome C — translation MTKFIFVASAALILLFSTADAAIYKGQKEFVKKCVKCHDTGQNFVSSHKMRYWKKMMAKKGKRLAELHLENPKAKKSWSYFKSRKYTRKTKHLKQFLVEYAKDSGNVPACN, via the coding sequence ATGACTAAATTTATATTTGTTGCGTCGGCAGCTTTAATACTGTTATTCTCGACAGCTGATGCAGCTATTTATAAAGGACAAAAAGAGTTTGTTAAGAAATGTGTGAAATGTCATGATACCGGACAAAATTTTGTGTCTAGCCACAAAATGAGATACTGGAAAAAGATGATGGCAAAAAAAGGGAAGCGTTTAGCAGAACTTCATTTAGAGAATCCAAAAGCGAAAAAGTCATGGAGTTATTTTAAAAGTAGAAAATATACAAGAAAGACTAAACACCTTAAACAGTTTCTTGTAGAGTATGCTAAAGATAGCGGAAACGTACCTGCTTGTAATTAA